The genomic region CCAAAAAGcttgaagtgaaaactaaagacAAATAATTGTGTGTGGAAATCAGAGGATAAATTGAAGTAGAATGGGGCCAGATGGGGATAAAAACCATGAAGAAGACTCCCAAATCTTGAGTTGGACCAAAAATTACAATAaccatgttcagctgtaatctacAGCACAAGTTACTACATGAAATCCTGAGAGGAGTAAAGTGACAGGATTTGCATGATAAAATGCTTCAAAGTACAAACTGGAGTCCTTCACATGTGAGATCAGATCTTAGATAACAAATATCCCTATcatgttttaaaatacatttctcttGATGGTTCTTAACCTAAATGTTCTTCAGCTGTCTACCTGtactttctgtgttctgtgttatgAGTTTCCTATCTTTATTTGTTAGAATCTTTGCTACGACTTGATGCTAATTATCAGTTACTGGTTTCTGCATTATGTAACTAACTATAAAATATAGGCTACAATAAATGAATCTGATATTCTTACATACATTATACACAGACAAATAAGAAATATCTTAAATTTTATATACTTTGAACTCATAAAATGCACTGCTCAGTGATCTAAATATATTACCAATTGCATCTATAGTCTCTATGTAAATCATTCAGCTAGCAATGGAGACCTCCCTCCCTGAGTTCAATTGAGAATTTGGCTCAGAAACCAAgctattttaaaagagaaaaaaatgacaaaCAGCTTGATATATTTGAGCCCAGACTCTGCCAGAATCCTAATATGATCTGAAGGGTGATGTGTTCTAAACACTTCTCTCTGCCACTTCCATGAGTAACCATCCCTTGCCACTTCTTCTTCTTACTTGGCTTATGGGCAGAAGTAgaaacagcagcaggaggaaaggctcACTAAAGCTTCTTTCCTGTCTTAAACCTGCTGGTATGTTCCTACAGAAACAGTCAAATCACTAAGAAACCTTGGAAATGTTGGCTTCCTTTGTCTGGGTCAGATCCCTTAAAAAGCTGCATATCTTGGGGCCTAGGAAGGTGTTGCTGAATTATCCAAagcagcagagagggaggttGTGAGAGTATAAGATAGACCTCCTTCTTTCCCTCTACTTTTTTCACcatgaagcagcagctgccagATAAGGAAGTATCTGGgtgagagaaaataaagaatatggTTGTTCTCTAGCTTAGAATCAGAGTTGAAGAAGAATGTTTGGTTCATAAGTCTCATATTGGATTGGATATGATCATTATAAATTGGGAAATTTGTATTCCAAACAGGATATTACAAAATTTAATAACAGCATTATGTTCAAATCATCTAAATTCCTTTTTGAAACTAAATTCACTTGAAATTAAACATAATGCAGGTGTCCATCTATTAGGAGTGAATGAAAATGTAGTTCTCAAATTTTAGATAATCATATGAACAGTTAAGTTTAccatgtttttttacattttctcctctcttcttCCATACATTAACAACAACTTTCCAGTCTAAAGACAAATATGATTTTAGCAGTTACAATTATATCATCTTAAACTTAGATTAGAATCTCTGTGATTACATTAACTACTTGCTTTATAAGTTGTTTGCTACCTGCATGGGAAGTTGTAAAttctgaattttatatccaattcttttaaaataaaacatacctGGGGAATTGTAGATGTGGAATTACGTGTATTTTAATATTGGGGGCTAATACATGTTCTTTTCTGTctctccccttttttctttcagaCTATTGAAGCTCCTGAAGGACCAACACCAAATAAATTATGAATGTTGAACAAGATGACCTTACATCCACAGCAGATAATGATAGGTCCTAGGTTTAACAGGGCCCTATTTGACCCCTTGCTTGTGGTGCTACTGGCTCTTCAACTTCTTGTGGTGGCTGGTTTGGTTAGAGCTCAGACTTGCCCTTCTGTTTGTTCCTGTAGTAACCAATTCAGCAAAGTAATTTGTGTGAGGAAGAATCTGAGAGAGGTCCCTGATGCCATCTCTACCAATACACGGTTATTGAATCTCCACGAGAACCAGATCCAAATCATTAAAGTGAATAGTTTCAAACACCTGAGGCATCTCGAAGTCTTACAGCTGAGCAGGAATCACATTAGAACAATAGAAATAGGGGCTTTCAATGGTCTGGCTAATCTCAATACTTTGGAACTCTTTGACAATCGTCTTAGCACCATTCCAAATGGGGCTTTTGTGTACTTGTCCAAACTAAAGGAGCTTTGGTTGCGAAACAACCCCATTGAGAGTATCCCTTCTTATGCTTTTAATAGAATCCCTTCTCTACGAAGGCTGGATTTGGGGGAATTAAAAAGGCTTTCGTATATCTCAGAAGGTGCCTTTGAAGGTTTATCCAATTTGAGGTACTTGAACCTTGCTATGTGTAACCTTCGAGAGATTCCTAATCTCACACCACTTGTAAAGCTGGATGAGCTAGATCTTTCTGGGAACCACTTAACTTCTATCAAGCCAGGGTCCTTTCAAGGGTTAATGCATCTTCAGAAACTGTGGCTGATCCAATCCCAGATTCAAGTGATTGAAAGGAATGCTTTTGATAACCTTCAGTCTCTAGTAGAGATCAATCTGGCCCATAACAATCTAACACTACTGCCTCATgacctcttcacacctctccgtCTAGAAAGGATCCACTTGCATCACAACCCTTGGAACTGCAACTGTGACATCCTGTGGCTCAGCTGGTGGATTAAAGACAAAGCCCCCTCCAACACTGCATGCTGTGCCCGCTGCAACACACCTCCTAACCTGAAAGGAAGGTACATTGGTGAGCTAGACCTGAATTACTTTACATGCTATGCTCCTGTAATTGTAGAGCCACCAACAGACCTCAACGTCACTGAAGGCATGGCTGCAGAGCTGAAATGCCGAGCATCAACATCCCTGACCTCTATTTCTTGGATTACGCCTAATGGGTCTGTTATAACACATGGGGCTTATAGGGTTCGGATTTCTGTGCTTAGTGATGGCACATTAAATTTTACGAGGGTGACTGCACAAGACACGGGCTTGTATACATGCTTGGTGAGTAACTCTGTTGGAAATACCACAGCTTCTGCCATGCTTAACGTAACTGCACAGGAGTGTATTACTTACTTTTCTACAATCACAGTAGAAACTGTGGAACCTTCTCAGGATGAGGCACGGACCACAGAGCAGGTTTGGCCCACAACAGTCATTGAATGGGATACCACCAATGCAACAACCTCTCTCACACCACAGAGCACAAGGTCAACAGAAAAAACATTCACCATCCCTGTGACAGATACAAGTAATGGAATTCCAGGAATAGATGAAGTTATGAAGACTACCAAAATCATAATTGGTTGTTTTGTGGCAATCacgctcatggcagcagtgatgtTGGTCATTTTCTACAAAATGAGAAAACAGCATCACCGACAAAATCACCATGCTCCAACGCGAACTGTAGAGATCATTAATGTGGATGATGAGCTTACAGGTGATACACCTATAGAAAGTCATTTGCCCATGCCAGCAATTGAGCATGAGCACCTAAATCACTATAACTCTTATAAGTCTCCTTTCAACCACACAACAACAGTTAACACAATAAATTCAATACACAGTTCAGTGCATGAACCATTATTGATCCGAATGAACTCGAAAGACAATGTGCAAGAGACTCAGATCTAAAACATTTAAGAATTTAAAGGGGGAATTTAAAACAAAGAgacagtttattaaaaaaaaatgacacaaatgaCTGGGCTAAATCTACTGTTTCAAAAAAAGTGTCTTTACaaaaaagaaatttatttattaaaaattctATTGTGCGCGAAAGCAGACAAAATTATGTGTATTCCTCAGAACCTCTTTTTGCTGCACTTATTTACCctacttctttcccttccctttcttcttcccctGTCCCAGTCCCATTTGCCATATTTTTGCATAGAACAACTTGATTCTCTAAAGAACTGGTCTAGGAATTTTTGTAAGAATTCTGTTAACGCTTTGGGAATTTTTATGGTGAATTCTAGTGGTGAGATTCGGTCTATTTTgtcttttttcatttcattttcttctcaTGCCCTTTTTGAAATGGTTCAACAGGGAAACTGATATTAGCAGTAGATTCATAAGAACAatcaagaaacaacaacaaaaataacacatctttttttttcaCATAATGACCTGTTCTGTATTTCCTGGAAGGACCATTCTgtggaagaagaaacaaaaatccAAGAAATTAATTTTCATGTGAGCATCTATAAAACCCATGATCTTTTAAACAATTCTAGAACCAGGATTTGTAGTTCAAACACTAAAAATaagattataaataaaatattgttggTTTTTTCTGTACTTGGACACCGGTCATTTTTAGTGTGGCTGTAAGTGTTAAAAGATGGTTCAAAATGTACAGGGTTTCCCCCCTTCAATGTTGGATccccctctttaaaaaaagaaaaaaaaatatcataAGAGTATGAGTTCAATGTTTTAAGTTTTATCATAAAATGTGAAATGTTTTCTTTTAGAAATAAGGATGTTTCCAAAATTCCTGTCAACAATTTTCTCCCTGAATTTTTTAGACCTAATTTTCCTAGTCTTTTTTCCATAATTTATTAATTAGGAACCCTCTGTTACTTTGGTTATTTccggtttctttcctttcctttcctttttttgtggACGGCCATGCACACACAATTTCCCTTAGTTTTGGGATCTTCAAGTTCATATGCACCTTTCTCCACTTCAGTGTTATTGATGTATATGTACAGaatgataaaacactgcaaaaaaaatcttcatgTGATTTTATTTACAATTGTATTCGCATTCTTTCTGAGTGGTATGAAAATGCAGGTGTGTATACAACACACAAAGAAGTATCTTCATGCTATTATACTTAATATCACATTAAGGGTGCTTTTGCAGAATTTTATCAATGCACATGTGCATTGATAATGCAGACAATACAAAAAGATACAAATGAACTGAAGTAACTTGAACTTGCATTAAACTGTGCATGTTCAGGAATTAGTTATAGAAATACTCCTAGTTAAACCATAATTAAGTGGGAATGGAATAAAGTGCAAAGAGAAATTCTGGAATAATATTGGATTGGAAATGGAGGAACTCTGCTCATCCATAGCATATCTACATTTGAAGGACAGTATCCACAATCAAACACAGAACTGGGTGTGCTTAATTTTGTTGAAATAAATTTATTTCAAGGGAGTTAAGTATATTTAAGGGATCTCTTTTCATGTTATGTTGGCAATGTGGGAGCTGCTGCAGGATGATTCTTTCCATGCTGTCAGGGGGTATGAAAATCTTTGGGCAATGCAGAATGAAACCTTCCCATGCTACCATGCTACCTCGGTTTCCAGCAAGTGCTATGCTAGGGAGTTGAACAGCAAAGGGCCTTCCCATATGGGCCAGGGCATGTAGTGCACTGTTCATGCTGCAGGAGCTCATATGCAACTGCCATAAGATAAAAAAGGACTTTTTGTAAAGGATTGTTGCCTTTCTCTCTGCAAAATAAAGGGGATTTCCCCCTTATCCACATAACTCTGCAAGTGCTTTTCAGAATAAAAGGAGGGTTCAGGTTTCACATGGCTGGCTCTATAATGCTGGAAGTTTTGCTCCTATTACTTCTTAGTGCTCATAAAGTTAATATCCTTTACAGAAGTTCTCAGTCCCATTTATTTTGATTGTATGAAAGCACTCATAGCTATAAACTTGAAAGATATTTAACTACACAACTCAATTAAAATATGCCTGAACATGGTGAGCTAAAAAATACAATCAAGGTACTGAAACTCTCCAGGGAGCAGTGTTCAACAACAGGGAATGAACAAAGAAATGAAGATTGTCTACCTGATTACTTTGGTCAGACTCAGAGAAATGGAAGAACAAGCAGACAGAAGTACTGCAGTTCCCAAATAAGAGAACATTTCACCTTATGGGCACTTTGCGTGTTTCAGGAAAAAGCAAGTTTACATATTTCCAGAATGTGTTTTGACCTTGTCAAAGCGATGGATAAGGTGTTGTTGAAATGTCTTTTCTATAACATGTGAAATGACCCTAAGCAGATCTTTATTAATATGGGGAAAAAACTTACGAGTCATAGAATCTCATAGGAGGACTTGTTCATTCAGGTGTTTCAGAAAACATGTACCTTTTCATTTCAAAGTGTGAATATGCCTTACTTGTAATACTCGCTAACATAAGTGATAAATAATAATTTTGGAATTATGTTCAAAAACAAACTGCTTCAGTTTGGAAATCTCTGAGCCATTGTGAGTTGGACCCAACCCTGGTGCAAAGATGCCCATACAAATCCCTGCCTCAGTGAAGGAGCTGTCATTCTATTTCTCACTGGCCTCTGCCTTGCACATTTGACCCAGTAAGAGATGCACACTATAAGGCCAGTAATGTTTCTCTGTCAGGATGCATCTCTGACCCTGATGAAGGAAATTTGAAATTTGTAACGTTGTCCTCACCTTTTAAAAGACTTTACTACTTTTTACCATCTCCTCACAGAAGAGAAGCTTTCAGCagcttaattaattaaaaatgttaTATCTCGACAGCAGTACCAGCAAAGTCTTGTTGAATGCTATAAACTATGGAATTAAAGAAACATGAGCCAAGAGGAAGAAATGGGTATTCTTACATAGACAAGCAACTCCTTTTAAGTAAGATAATCAATTAAATGATCTAGGTGTATTGTTATGAACAAGAATGCAAAAAAAGACATGCTTATTGTCAAAAGAACAAAATATGTTAATTATAGAAAGACATTAAGGACTAGAATAAGAGAATAAAAAAAAGAGGTAATGTATGCTTTGAGTCTGTGGAATATGATACCACAGGGCCCTTTATAATTCACCAGGACTATACTTAGTTCCAGTTCTATATGCTTCAATAAACATTAGGAATAGGCTTAACAGGAACTGAAAGAAGGAAATGAACTCCTTGAGAAACTTGAGTCCTATCCCTTTACAGACAAAAGTAATGGTTGGCAGTTGGTTGCCAGTGTTGTCCCTCACACTGTGGACTATCTTGGGAGGGGCAGATCCCATGATTCAAGAGGCTGTATGGTGGCTTGTTGAGAAAGTACACAATTTTGCTTACAGAGGAAGTCAGGTTTATCTTCTGGCATTTCTAGTTAAATTGTCTTTCATAggaggtgttgggaaagacctttcacTTTCTAAGACCATGGAGGACTACTGACAGTCAGAGTAAGTAAGATGAACCAATTGTTCTGTCTTCATGTAAAACTATTTTTGTTCACTGAGTGTTTATGCTCCTGAAATTAAGGCAATTTGCAAAAGAAGGCTAACCTGTGTGAAATCACTGCAGTTCTGTGACAATGCCCAAGCAGCCCTGACATTTAAAATTGACATCTTCAGACATAGCATGTGAGCAGTACTGAAGAATGAATTTCATTTCAATTCACTGATTCATCTGTTAAATTCATTTAATTgattcatttgtttatttcagATTGGAGTAGTAATAAAAGAAATTCTACACGACAGATGAAAAAAATAATTGTTTggtaactgttttatatattttattatgaCATGAAGTACAGTAGTTAAAAGATACTCACATCACTTTAAATAGACTACATTCAAGTAGTACCTGGCAAAATGATGCATTGTAACTTTATTTTCTGAAGGATATTTATGACATAATACACAGCATACTGTGTAACAGTGATTGACGAATTAAAATCTGCAATTCAGGGGGAAATAATATGGAGAGAAGATACTCCtacttttttctgtttccttctcaTTGGTTATAGGAGGATGCCTGTCCTTTTCACTTCCCAAACATttgggtggggaagagaaaaaTAAGTGGGGTCTGTGTGCTACCCTCTGGCAAAGGTAGCTTGCAACCAAAGTGTGTGAACAAAACTTTTCTATCTTCTGTATGCCTTCAAAGGTACTAAACTAATTTAAGTACCAAAATTTTAACCAAAAACCACAACGTGAAAGAAGTATAGGGAATCACTTTTACCTTCTACTGATCCATTATACGTatcttttatttaatattttctttccaACATTGGGTAAAGTTAAAGTCATTTTTAAAGTCATTTCAATAAGGATGTTGAAAGTTCCAATTTAATGACATCATGGGGAAGGAAACTCAACCATTTGGGAAAGAATAGCTGAAGAAAAGAACAAACAGAAATGGCTTTGTCATTCAGAAGCTGATTATAGGCACTGATTTCTCAGTGTGCATTTGCAAATAATCTGTCCACAATGGTGCccttgtattttaaatgtaattttagtAAGTATGCATAGCCCCAGAAGTCTATATCAGTGAGTCTTCACCTACAAATATAATGAATATAACTCTCATTAAGACAAAATGCCTTTGATGAGATTCACTGGAAACTTGACAGAATGTATGACAAAAGTCAAGGAGAGAATGATTACAGACAGTGGCATCAAGACCATACCGTTGTATGTGGCAAGCTCTTTGATGGACTTACTTTCTCATATTAAGTGGCTGCAGTATGGGTGTATGAAAATCTAACTGTGAATAATAGAATTTAGATGTCAATCTTCATTTGATCTGTTCTCAAGACATTTTCCTTTCTCATCAATCCAATTTGTGATTTTCAGTCCTAATTTGGCAAAAGTAGGTAAAATTAAAGCGTTTTAACACCTGCTAGTCACTCTTTCATTCTGACTTGGATACCcctggtaagcctgatcttgtcagatctcagaagctaggcagggtcatcCTTGATTAGTAATcaggtgggagacctccaaagaaggacaagattgcAAAGGCAATAGCAACCccctcttttgccttgaaaaccctggcagggattgccataagccagctatgacttgaaagcactttccaccacaattCAATCCTTACAGGCTAAACAAGTTCAAAATCATGGGGAAAAAATAGCAGTTGTTtaatgagtagagatggacacgaacagcaatacgaacaaaaaaaaagctacgaacagcccaatctgctgttcaggaACAAGCGATTCATGAGGcccaattctaaatgaacaggtggtcgttgcaagccttgttcattgctgttcattgctgttcatcaagccagacagtttggcacctgcaatcaattcccttggcaacttaggcagggattgtctgaactctgtctgaactcctgctgttgccctgtaaaccccaatctaagcccaatttagcttgataggcaggtcttcctttcaagtgtagagctccaaatttgttacaaggaagcaaagagcagggaagggggggctcccagctctggttttgcagacagtgagggagagagagttgctgttggcattttgagagagagacagggagagtgcattggagcttgaattttctttgtgtgtggtgggatagggatctaccccttcaagttccagggctcctgccagactctggggccaagctactatttattattggtatctttcctgatgcggtgggacagatacagggttttctgaatgatgtctcggccctagatccaTTTCAGTCCAGGTTCTGGCctggacatgggacagagacactgctggtcgccctcacggacgaccttcgtagacatctggatcgaggtggttcagcactgctgatattattggatttgtcagcagcgtttgacacagtcgattacgatcttctgactcaccgcctcgccgat from Eublepharis macularius isolate TG4126 chromosome 2, MPM_Emac_v1.0, whole genome shotgun sequence harbors:
- the LRRC4C gene encoding leucine-rich repeat-containing protein 4C; this translates as MLNKMTLHPQQIMIGPRFNRALFDPLLVVLLALQLLVVAGLVRAQTCPSVCSCSNQFSKVICVRKNLREVPDAISTNTRLLNLHENQIQIIKVNSFKHLRHLEVLQLSRNHIRTIEIGAFNGLANLNTLELFDNRLSTIPNGAFVYLSKLKELWLRNNPIESIPSYAFNRIPSLRRLDLGELKRLSYISEGAFEGLSNLRYLNLAMCNLREIPNLTPLVKLDELDLSGNHLTSIKPGSFQGLMHLQKLWLIQSQIQVIERNAFDNLQSLVEINLAHNNLTLLPHDLFTPLRLERIHLHHNPWNCNCDILWLSWWIKDKAPSNTACCARCNTPPNLKGRYIGELDLNYFTCYAPVIVEPPTDLNVTEGMAAELKCRASTSLTSISWITPNGSVITHGAYRVRISVLSDGTLNFTRVTAQDTGLYTCLVSNSVGNTTASAMLNVTAQECITYFSTITVETVEPSQDEARTTEQVWPTTVIEWDTTNATTSLTPQSTRSTEKTFTIPVTDTSNGIPGIDEVMKTTKIIIGCFVAITLMAAVMLVIFYKMRKQHHRQNHHAPTRTVEIINVDDELTGDTPIESHLPMPAIEHEHLNHYNSYKSPFNHTTTVNTINSIHSSVHEPLLIRMNSKDNVQETQI